The Streptomyces achromogenes DNA segment AACGCCGTGTCGAGCCCGCCTGCCCCGACGAGCGCGCCGCCCAGGATGCGGCCCTCGGGGGAGTACCGCCGCACGACCCGGTGAGCCTGCCCGAAGGGGTGACCGGCCCCGGCCCCCGAGGGCCCGGCTGCCGTGGACCCGGCTCCGGTGAAGCCACCCCCTGGGGCGCCGTCTCCCGTGAAGCCGGGGCAGGCCTCGGCGTGGACGAACACCGGCCCCTGTTCGTCGTAGGCCCCGGGCTCGGCCCCCGTCTCGGCCGCCCAGCGGCGCAGCGGCGCGTACGACACGAGCGCGATGCGCTCCCCCACGGCACTGCGCCGCAGACAGCACCGCAGCGGCGCATCGCCCTCGGCGTCCACGAACGGCGCCACCGGCCGCCCCGCGTCGTCCCGTCCCCGTACCTCACGCAGTGCGTTCGCGGACATCGCCCGCACCACGAACGCCTGCTCTGCCCGAGTTCCCGTCGCATTCACCATGCCCCCCACCCTCCTCCGGCGCGGGCAACCGGACCGGCGGATTTCGGACGTCGAAGTGGGGCGGGAACGGCGAAGACGGGCCGTCGGCGGCGGGCGGCGGAAGCGGGCGCCGCCCGCCCGGAAGGCCGTCGCCCGGGGCGGCCCTCCCGTGGAAGGATGACGCGACCGACACATATCGAGGAGATGACCGCGTGCCTGGCACAAACCTGACTCGCGAAGAGGCGCAGCAGCGGGCGAAGCTGCTCACCGTTGACTCGTACGAGGTCGATCTCGACCTCTCCGGCGCGCGGGAGGGCGGCACTTACCGGTCCGTGACCACCGTGCGCTTCGACGTGGCCGAAAAGGGTGCCGCGTCCTTCATCGACCTGGTGGCCCCGGCCGTCCACGAGGTGACGCTCAACGGGGAGGAGCTGGCCCCGGAAGAGGTGTTCCAGGACTCCCGGATCGCGCTGCCGGGCCTGCTGGAGGGGCGCAACGTCCTGCGGGTCGTGGCGGACTGCGCGTACACGAACACCGGTGAGGGTCTGCACCGGTTCGTCGACCCGGTCGACGAACAGACCTATCTCTACACCCAGTTCGAGGTGCCGGACGCCCGTCGAGTCTTCGCGTCCTTCGAGCAGCCCGACCTCAAGGCGACCTTCCAGTTCACCGTGAAGGCGCCGACCGGCTGGACCGTCGTCTCCAACTCCCCGACGCCGGAGCCCAAGGACGACGTCTGGGTGTTCGAGCCGACGCCGCGGATCTCCAGTTACATCACCGCGCTCGTCGTCGGCCCGTACCACAGCGTCCACAGCGTGTACGAGAAGGACGGGCAGTCTGTGCCGCTCGGCATCTACTGCCGGCCCTCGCTCGCCGAGTTCCTCGACTCGGACGCGATCTTCGAGGTCACCCGGCAGGGCTTCGACTGGTTCCAGGAGAAGTTCGACTACGCGTACCCGTTCCAGAAGTACGACCAGCTGTTCGTGCCGGAGTTCAACGCGGGCGCGATGGAGAACGCGGGCGCGGTCACCATCCGCGACCAGTACG contains these protein-coding regions:
- a CDS encoding DUF1203 domain-containing protein — protein: MVNATGTRAEQAFVVRAMSANALREVRGRDDAGRPVAPFVDAEGDAPLRCCLRRSAVGERIALVSYAPLRRWAAETGAEPGAYDEQGPVFVHAEACPGFTGDGAPGGGFTGAGSTAAGPSGAGAGHPFGQAHRVVRRYSPEGRILGGALVGAGGLDTAFREAFDDPAVAFVHVRAVEYGCFLYEVRRT